GATTTTAGCTCTTTTTATATAGAGACCCTGGGATGTCCCAAAAACGAGGTGGATTCAAGAATAATCTCAAAAAGGCTCAAGCTTCAGGGAAAGTTTCCTGCGAGTTCCAAGGAGGCAGAGGTAATTATAATTAATAGTTGTGGCTTTTTGCAGGAGGCTATCGGTGAACTTAAAGAAAGGGTTTCGTATTGGCGGAGGAGGAAGAAAAAAGTTCTAATTACAGGCTGTGCCGTTGAGAGGTATGGAAATGATTTTTTGAAGGAGAAAGATGTCGAGCTTGCTAAGATAGATACCATTGCGGGGGAGGGAAGAGAAAATAAATGTTTAAAACAAACGATTTTGCCCAATTTTGAAAATCAAGATTTTTCGAAAGTTACTTTATCCCATTATGTAAAAGTGCAGGAAGGCTGCATCCGCAAATGCAGTTATTGCGTAATTTCTAAAATAAGAGGTCCACTCCGTTCACGCCCTATTAACGATATAGTAAAAGAGATAGCGTATTTGCGAGATATTGGGGTTAAAGAATTTGTCTTGATCGCACAGGACTTGACTCTTTATGGTGCAGATATTGGAGTTAACCTTCTTTCCCTTCTCGAAAGACTCCCAGTAGGTCCATACTATAGACTTATGTACCTTCATCCCCATGGTATAAATGAGAAACTTATCCGTTTAATAAGAGAAATACCAGGTATTTTGCCCTATCTTCATGTTCCTATTCAGCATGTCTCCGATAGAGTCTTAAAATCAATGAAGAGGGCTGGTGGGGAAAGGTCCGTAAAACGCGCAATTGAACTTGTAAGAAAATATCTGCCTGGTTTTTTTATCCGTGTTGACATTATGGTAGGGTATCCCCTCGAAGGGGAACAAGACTTTGAACTATTGATCAATTTTCTTGAAAAGGAGAAGCCAGAGAGGATAGCCATTTTTAAGTATTCTCATGAGCCATCCGCCAGTTCGTACACATTAAATGATCTTGAACCAGAAATTAAAGATGAGCGCTACGAGATAGCTTACCAAGTGGCATATGAGGTTATGGGAAAAGTTCAGGAAGGATTAAAGGGAAAAAGCGTGTTGGCTTTTTATGAAAATGGAGAGGGATGGACTCAATACGATGCAAAAGAGATCGATTTTGGTATTGAAGTAAAAGGGTTAAGAAATAGGAAGTGGGTTGGATTTGTAAAGATTTCAGATGTCAAAGACAATTTTGATTTTGTTGGTTTCCCGGTAAAACTTTAAAATATCATCATGTTTAAAAGGGTACTCGTTGCTAATAGAGGAGAGATTGCGGTAAGGGTGATAAGGGCACTTCGAGAGTTGGGAATTGAATCCGTTGCAGTCTATTCTGAAGCCGATAAGGATTCACTCCACGTAGAGATGGCTGATTACGCTATTTGTATAGGTCCCGCGCCATCTAAGGAAAGCTACCTTAATTTTTCTCGGATTCTAAGCGCTGCGGAGATCGCTGGAGTTGATGCCATTCACCCAGGTTATGGTTTTCTATCCGAAAATCCGGATTTTGCTGAACTCGTAGAGGCTAGTGGATTTGTTTTTATCGGCCCTTCTTCTTCAAGTATAAGATTGATGGGGGATAAGATCGAAGCTAAAAGGACTATGAAGAGGGTGGGAGTTCCTATACTTCCGGGTACTGAAGATCCCGTCACCTCCTTTGAAGAGGCAGTTAGGGTAGTCAGGGAGATAGGTTTGCCCGTTATTATTAAGGCTGCAGCTGGCGGTGGTGGGAAGGGCATGAGGGTAGTGAGAGATATGGAAGCTCTTGAGAGGGCTTTCAATATGGCCCAGAAAGAAGCAGAAGCTGCCTTCGGTGACCCCAGAGTTTACATAGAAAAATATGTTGAAAGACCAAGGCACGTCGAAGTTCAAGTGATAGGAGATCGCTATGGTAATATGGTTCATTTAGGGGAAAGAGAGTGTTCCATTCAGCGGAGACATCAAAAGTTATTGGAAGAATCTCCTTCACCGGCTGTGTCACCAGAAATGAGAGATAAGATAGGCGCTTATGCTGTCAAAGGCGCTCTTTCCATTGGCTATTATTCCGCTGGCACCCTTGAATTTTTGATGGACCAAGAGG
The sequence above is a segment of the bacterium genome. Coding sequences within it:
- a CDS encoding MiaB/RimO family radical SAM methylthiotransferase, whose translation is MMDFSSFYIETLGCPKNEVDSRIISKRLKLQGKFPASSKEAEVIIINSCGFLQEAIGELKERVSYWRRRKKKVLITGCAVERYGNDFLKEKDVELAKIDTIAGEGRENKCLKQTILPNFENQDFSKVTLSHYVKVQEGCIRKCSYCVISKIRGPLRSRPINDIVKEIAYLRDIGVKEFVLIAQDLTLYGADIGVNLLSLLERLPVGPYYRLMYLHPHGINEKLIRLIREIPGILPYLHVPIQHVSDRVLKSMKRAGGERSVKRAIELVRKYLPGFFIRVDIMVGYPLEGEQDFELLINFLEKEKPERIAIFKYSHEPSASSYTLNDLEPEIKDERYEIAYQVAYEVMGKVQEGLKGKSVLAFYENGEGWTQYDAKEIDFGIEVKGLRNRKWVGFVKISDVKDNFDFVGFPVKL
- the accC gene encoding acetyl-CoA carboxylase biotin carboxylase subunit, whose translation is MFKRVLVANRGEIAVRVIRALRELGIESVAVYSEADKDSLHVEMADYAICIGPAPSKESYLNFSRILSAAEIAGVDAIHPGYGFLSENPDFAELVEASGFVFIGPSSSSIRLMGDKIEAKRTMKRVGVPILPGTEDPVTSFEEAVRVVREIGLPVIIKAAAGGGGKGMRVVRDMEALERAFNMAQKEAEAAFGDPRVYIEKYVERPRHVEVQVIGDRYGNMVHLGERECSIQRRHQKLLEESPSPAVSPEMRDKIGAYAVKGALSIGYYSAGTLEFLMDQEGNFYFMEMNTRIQVEHPVTEWVTGVDLVKLQILVAMGEKLNLKQEEIKLTGHSIEVRVNAEDPERGFTPSPGKINLLHLPGGPGVRVDTHIYQGYYIPPYYDSLIMKLIVHDRDRISAISRMKRTLEETVIDGVKTTIPFFLKLLENEDFVQGNIDTHFLERFRW